One Castanea sativa cultivar Marrone di Chiusa Pesio chromosome 4, ASM4071231v1 DNA window includes the following coding sequences:
- the LOC142631174 gene encoding uncharacterized protein LOC142631174 has protein sequence MTSTPAVETQTLLLDPSFEDNDVFFQHIYDLLFHQHSLIMRAENTITEAVAYSNMVNSNNSDINIHMAEHIPRKRSRKRDQRVKINTARGPRERRMRLSIKVAPDFFKLQDLLGFDTASKTLEWLLINSKDEINKLEIEKKHSFSVGVKSASSTSKCQTMSGIDPVAIYDRDQKDSVLEEKTSTKEKKIRQSVLRKSAFHPLARESRKKARERARERARVKMRSRVDESKLCEVASNCNLSQLGSWSKFESGEESGTQSHNMNTFELRELPEAEEGSVHAGEHFGASEDMVDDDYLLIFNSHNTGILPERQFADFEFFDEPWDAYK, from the exons ATGACATCGACTCCAGCTGTAGAAACACAAACCCTTCTCCTTGATCCTTCTTTTGAAGATAATGACGTTTTCTTCCAACACATATATGACCTGTTATTTCACCAGCATTCCTTAATTATGAGAGCTGAGAATACCATAACTGAAGCTGTAGCTTACAGTAACATGGTGAATTCCAATAACAGCGACATCAATATACACATGGCAGAGCACATCCCCagaaaaagatcaagaaaaagAGATCAGCGTGTCAAGATTAATACTGCTCGAGGACCAAGGGAAAGGAGAATGAGATTGTCCATTAAAGTTGCCCCGGATTTTTTCAAACTGCAAGATTTGCTAGGCTTTGACACGGCCAGCAAAACCCTTGAGTGGTTACTCATAAATTCAAAAGATGAAATTAATAAGCTGGAAATTGAGAAGAAGCACAGTTTCAGCGTTGGTGTCAAGAGTGCTTCttctacttctaagtgtcaaactaTGTCTGGCATTGATCCTGTGGCAATTTATGACAGAGATCAGAAGGACAGTGTTTTGGAAGAGAAAACTTCGACCAAAGAGAAGAAGATTAGGCAGTCAGTGTTACGCAAGAGTGCATTTCACCCTCTTGCAAGGGAGTCAAGGAAAAAAGCAAGGGAAAGGGCACGGGAGAGGGCAAGAGTAAAGATGAGGAGTCGGGTAGATGAATCGAAGTTATGCGAAGTGGCAAGCAATTGTAACTTAAGCCAATTAGGTTCTTGGAGTAAATTTGAATCTGGAGAAGAATCTGGAACCCAAAGCCATAACATGAACACTTTTGAGCTAAGGGAGCTACCTGAGGCTGAAGAAGGAAGCGTTCACGCTGGAGAACATTTTGGGGCTTCAGAAGACATGGTTGACGATGATTATTTGCTGATTTTCAATTCTCACAATACTGGAATTCTCCCGGAG CGTCAATTTGCAGACTTTGAATTCTTTGACGAACCATGGGACGCCTACAAATGA